A single Alosa sapidissima isolate fAloSap1 chromosome 17, fAloSap1.pri, whole genome shotgun sequence DNA region contains:
- the insig1 gene encoding insulin-induced gene 1 protein: MPRLEGHCWSCSCSSRMKAKDLSSASWVSSKVEEMMSIITSVMRHAYGSIHSIQSANLIRRGFVLFTVGVFLALVLNLLQIQRNVTLFPEEVIATLFSSAWWIPPSCGTAAAVVGLLYPCLDSHLGEPHKFKREWASVMRCIAVFVGINHASAKLDFANNVQLSLTLAALSLGLWWTFDRSRSGFGLGITTALLATLITQLLVYNGVYQYTSPDFLYVRSWLPCIFFSGGITVGNIGRQLAMGAAEKPHND; the protein is encoded by the exons ATGCCAAGACTTGAAGGACACTGTTGGAGTTGCTCCTGTTCATCACGAATGAAAGCTAAAGACCTGTCGAGTGCCAGTTGGGTTTCATCTAAAGTAGAAGAAATGATGTCCATCATAACCTCAGTTATGCGGCATGCATATGGGTCCATTCACAGTATCCAGTCCGCTAACCTAATACGACGGGGCTTCGTGCTGTTTACCGTCGGAGTGTTTCTCGCATTGGTGCTAAATTTGCTACAAATTCAAAGAAACGTCACGTTGTTCCCCGAGGAAGTGATAGCAACTTTGTTCTCGTCTGCCTGGTGGATTCCACCTAGTTGTGGAACAGCAGCAG CTGTGGTTGGCCTGCTGTACCCTTGTCTGGACAGCCATCTTGGGGAGCCACACAAGTTTAAGAGGGAGTGGGCCAGTGTGATGCGTTGCATCGCAGTGTTTGTGGGCATCAACCACGCCAGTGCT AAACTGGACTTTGCTAATAATGTCCAGCTCTCCCTGACCCTGGCAGCACTGTCGCTGGGCCTGTGGTGGACGTTTGACCGCTCCAGGAGTGGCTTCGGCCTTGGCATCACCACAGCCCTGCTGgccacactcatcacacagctACTGGTCTACAACGGTGTTTACCA GTACACCTCTCCAGACTTCTTGTATGTTCGCTCGTGGCTACCCTGTATATTCTTCTCCGGGGGCATTACTGTGGGAAACATTGGACGGCAGCTGGCTATG